The Candidatus Edwardsbacteria bacterium genome contains the following window.
GGGCGGTGCCCTTGACCATCATCATGGCGGCATCCACATTGGCGGCATTGAGGTCGGCCATCTTCTTGGTGGCAATCTCCTTGACCTGGGCCTCGGTCACCGTGCCCACCTTATTGCGGTTGGGAACTCCCGAGCCCTTGGCCAGCCCGGCGGCTTTTTTTAGCAATACCGCAGCCGGCGGGGTCTTGGTGATAAAGGAAAATGACCGGTCCTTGTACACCGTGATCACGCAGGGGATGATCAATCCTTCCTGCCCGGAGGTTTTGGCGTTGAACTGCTTGCAGAACTCCGGAATGTTGACGCCGTGCTGCCCCAAAGCCGGGCCCACCGGGGGCGCCGGATTGGCCTGTCCGGCCGGGACCTGAAGTTTTACCATTGCGGTTACAATCTTTGCCATATCTTCTCTCTTGGTTTATTTTATTTTTCTATCACAGATTGTTAATCTGCATGGAATCGAGCTCCACCGGAGTGGTCCGCCCGAAGATGGTCACCATCACCCTGACCTTTCCGTGTTCGTTGTCTATCTCCTCGATGACGCCGGTGAAACTGGCGAACGGCCCGTCGATGATCTTGATGGTCTCGCCCTTCTGATAAGGTATCACCACCGGC
Protein-coding sequences here:
- the rplK gene encoding 50S ribosomal protein L11: MAKIVTAMVKLQVPAGQANPAPPVGPALGQHGVNIPEFCKQFNAKTSGQEGLIIPCVITVYKDRSFSFITKTPPAAVLLKKAAGLAKGSGVPNRNKVGTVTEAQVKEIATKKMADLNAANVDAAMMMVKGTARSMGIEISN